ATTTCCTGAAAAAAAGTCCGTTTTTGGACCGTTCTACTCTTGTACCCGAGAAGTGTCATCCGTCAGTCCATCGTGCTCCGCATTCGCGGTCGCACTCCGTAATGAGGTTCGCCATGCTAGTTCAATTCCTGAATGAAAAGTTTGTTGTCGCCGATGGCCAGAGTACGCCGTACCGCGAATTTGTCGAAGCCTTCCATCGCTACTTATTCGACAACGGCGTATGCCCGACCGAATGGCCCGAAAAGAAAATCAAGGCGGCACTTCAAGCCGAAAAGTTTGTTATCGGAACTGGTCCCGAAGGATTGCTCATTGTTGGCAATCTTCTCAATCCCCGAACCAGCAAAAAGCGTTGGGTCAAACATCCGAGCGATAAGTACCGACTAACGCTTGATCGAAAATAACCGGTTGCGGCCCGGTGGGGTGTTTTCACCTGCACTCCATCGGGCATTTCTTTCTCAGGTGGAATCGAAAGCAGGTGATATTCAGGTGAACGAATGATCGAAAATTTTTGTAGGGAATTAGAAATCGAATTCTCTGGCAAGCGTGCTTGTGTATCGTGGGCGAAAGCCCAACAGCTTGCGAAGAAATTGAATCAGGATAACCGTGAACTACCCGGTGAGGCCATCTTCAATAATGAGCCTGTCATATTGGAGAAATTGTCGGCGGATGGCAAACAGGGCATACGCTTTCGCATTGATGGCCGATTTTGGCAGGACGGTAAACCAAGGGCCATCGACGGTTGGGTTCCGCATGATAAATATCGAAGTATTGATCTGTGGGTGCCTGCTCCTGAGACCACCACCCTGGAGGCAATCAATAATCCGACCTTCCTGGCTCGCAGTGCCATCAACAAAGTATTTAGCCGTCCCTTGATAATTGAAGGCGTGGCCGATAAATCAATCTGCACGCTGCTATTTGCTCAAGAGACATTCTACCGGCACGATGGCCGTTGCTGGGTGCCAACACCGGACCATGAAATGTTCCAGACGCTCTGGGAACATGTTGAACTAGCGTTTCTCGAATATAAGAAGAAACACAACTGTGGTGATTCTCCGCTGACACGGATTAGTACCGGCCTTGTAAACGACGCAATGCACAGTTTGCGTGTTGCGGTTAAGACAAAAAAGAAACCCGGTCAATGGCTTGATAATAGAAAGGATGATCCCAGCCATTATCTCGTCTGCGAAAATGGCATAATCGACTTGTCCAAAGATGAATCTAGGTTCTACCCGCACGATATAAATTTCTTTGCAACATCCATGTTGCCGTGGAGCTTTGACCCGAATGCTCCTAAGCCTGCCCGCTGGTTGCAATGTTTAGATGAGTGGTGGCCCAACAATCCTGAGTGCCACAAACTCTTGCAAGAGTTTCTTGGATATAGCCTCACGACACCGTGGCTACACGTGTTCTTTGTACTCTGCGGTGCCAAACGTGGCGGCAAAGGCGTCATTGCCCGCGTACTTCAAGATATTATTGGACCTGGCAACTATGCCGCTTTAACGCTGCATCGACTGGGCGATAAAAATGCGTTGGAATCGGGCATCAATAAGCGGTTGCTCTTTTTCCCTGAAACGAATTGGGGCCAGTTTGGTCCCGAAGCCCGCGAAATCCTAGCGGCAATTTCTGGACGTGATGCCGTGGAAGTAACCGCAAAATATAAAACGGCACTTACGACTGATAATTGGGGCGTGTGCGTAATAACCTCCAATTCAATTCCGCATTTTCAAGATGTCAGCGGCAAATTGGAATCGCGGATGATCTTGTTGCGGTTCATCGAATCGTTTGCCGAGAAACCCGACCCACACTTAAACGAAACACTCAAGAAAGAACTACCTGGAATCATTCGGTGGGCCATCGACGGTTGGAAGCGTGTGCAACAGACAGCAAAGTTCACGCGGCCCGATTTGTGTCAAGAAATTGTGCAATTGGTGGTTGACGATAGTAATCCAATTCAAGAGTGGGCCGCTGAGAATTGTACTGTTGCCCCGAATGCTAAAGGCGACAAAGCGGAATTGTACGATAGCTACCGACGATGGTGCGAAGT
This sequence is a window from Pirellulales bacterium. Protein-coding genes within it:
- a CDS encoding phage/plasmid primase, P4 family, which codes for MIENFCRELEIEFSGKRACVSWAKAQQLAKKLNQDNRELPGEAIFNNEPVILEKLSADGKQGIRFRIDGRFWQDGKPRAIDGWVPHDKYRSIDLWVPAPETTTLEAINNPTFLARSAINKVFSRPLIIEGVADKSICTLLFAQETFYRHDGRCWVPTPDHEMFQTLWEHVELAFLEYKKKHNCGDSPLTRISTGLVNDAMHSLRVAVKTKKKPGQWLDNRKDDPSHYLVCENGIIDLSKDESRFYPHDINFFATSMLPWSFDPNAPKPARWLQCLDEWWPNNPECHKLLQEFLGYSLTTPWLHVFFVLCGAKRGGKGVIARVLQDIIGPGNYAALTLHRLGDKNALESGINKRLLFFPETNWGQFGPEAREILAAISGRDAVEVTAKYKTALTTDNWGVCVITSNSIPHFQDVSGKLESRMILLRFIESFAEKPDPHLNETLKKELPGIIRWAIDGWKRVQQTAKFTRPDLCQEIVQLVVDDSNPIQEWAAENCTVAPNAKGDKAELYDSYRRWCEVRSLDVPRRQTFCTELLDAFPKLRPGQMRIPNEKVMRIFKGIALKSESPITKEQSHA